From a single Callithrix jacchus isolate 240 chromosome 5, calJac240_pri, whole genome shotgun sequence genomic region:
- the LOC100398471 gene encoding phosphatidylinositol 3,4,5-trisphosphate 3-phosphatase TPTE2 isoform X11: protein MVCACLIASETFLTAKESLCYFGERRTDKTNSTKFQGVETPSQNRYVGYFAQVKYHYNWNVPPERILFIKRFIIYSLHGIRTGDENDLKVQIVMEKSVVFSCTSLKNCVVIHDAETDRVIIDVLNCPPLYDDVKVQFFSSELPKYYDNCPFFFWFHTSFIQDNRLYLPRNELDNPHKPKTWKIYPPEFAVEIIFEEK from the exons GAAAGCCTGTGTTACTTTGGAGAAAGGCGAACAGATAAAACCAACAGCACTAAATTTCAGGGAGTTGAAACTCCTTCTCag AATAGATATGTTGGATACTTTGCACAAGTGAAATACCACTACAACTGGAATGTCCCTCCTGAAAGGATACTCTTTATAAAACGATTCATTATTTATTCGCTCCATG gtaTTCGAACAGGCGATGAAAATGATCTAAAAGTCCAAATAGTAATGGAGAAAAGTGTTGTCTTTTCctgtacttctttaaaaaattgtgtg GTGATTCACGACGCTGAAACAGACAGAGTAATAATTGATGTCTTGAACTGTCCACCTCTGTATGATGACGTCAAAGTGCAGTTCTTCTCTTCC gagCTTCCTAAATACTATGACAATTGtccttttttcttctggtttCACACATCTTTCATACAAGATAACAG gCTTTATCTACCAAGAAATGAGCTGGATAATCCACATAAAccaaaaacatggaaaatttaCCCACCGGAATTTGCAGTGGAGATAATTTTTGAGGAGAAATGA